In Manis javanica isolate MJ-LG chromosome 9, MJ_LKY, whole genome shotgun sequence, one DNA window encodes the following:
- the WBP4 gene encoding WW domain-binding protein 4, which translates to MADYWKSQPKKFCDYCKCWIADNRPSVEFHERGKNHKENVAKRISEIKQKSLDKAKEEEKASKEFAAMEAAALKAYQEDLKRLGLESEISEPSISPVASTVPPPSASKQQKEKKKKKKDPSKGRWIEGITSEGYHYYYDLITGASQWEKPEGFQGNLKKAAVKTVWVEGLSKDGYTYYYNTETGESRWEKPDDFIPHTGNLLSSKASEKSLGTLEESKSSDVHSDSDGEKEAEKREVSTETQKLKIKFKVKNKNSGKGTEPETVKKKNIQQQNSSGPNGKGTEPETQKKKYIQQQISSGPNEEKSKVYKKSNPYGEWQEIKQEIESHEEVDLELPSSENEYVSTSEADIGTEPKVVFKEKTVTSLGIVADGVAPVFKKRRIENGKSRNLRQRGDDQ; encoded by the exons AT GGCAGACTACTGGAAGTCACAACCAAAGAAATTCTGCGATTACTGCAAGTGCTGGATAGCAGACAATAGGCCT agtGTTGAATTTCATGAAAGAGGAAAGAATCATAAGGAAAATGTGGCAAAGAGAATCAGTGAG ATTAAACAGAAAAGCCTGGATAaagcaaaggaagaagaaaaggcatcAAAGGAGTTTGCTGCAATGGAGGCAGCTGCCCTGAAAGCATACCAAGAAGATTTGAAAAGGCTTGGCTTGGAGTCAG aaatttcagAGCCAAGCATATCACCAGTAGCCAGCACTGTCCCACCTCCCAGTGCATCAaaacagcagaaggaaaaaaagaaaaagaaaaaagatccttCAAAGGGCAGGTGGATAGAAGGCATAACCTCTGAGGGTTACCATTACTATTATGATCTCATCACAGGAG CATCTCAGTGGGAGAAACCTGAAGGATttcaaggaaacttaaaaaag gCAGCAGTGAAGACTGTTTGGGTAGAGGGTCTCAGTAAAGATGGCTATACCTATTATTATAATACAGAAACAGGAG AATCCAGATGGGAAAAGCCTGATGATTTCATTCCACACACTGGTAATCTGCTTTCTAGTAAAGCCAGTGAAAAGTCACTTGGCACCCTGGAGGAGTCCAAATCATCAGATGTGCACAGTGATTCTGATGgggaaaaggaagcagaaaaaagagaggtctccacagaaacacaaaagctaaaaataaagtttaag gtaaaaaataaaaatagtggtaAAGGAACTGAACcagaaacagtgaaaaaaaaaaatatccaacaGCAGAATTCATCAGGTCCAAATGGTAAAGGAACTGaaccagaaacacagaaaaaaaaatatatccaaCAGCAGATTTCATCAGGtccaaatgaagaaaaatccAAAGTTTATAAAAAATCAAATCCATATGGAGAATGGcaagaaattaaacaagaaattGAATCTCA TGAGGAGGTAGATTTGGAACTTCCAAGCAGTGAGAATGAATATGTATCAACTTCAGAAGCTGATATTGGTACGGAACCCAAAGTTGTATTTAAAGAAAAGACAGTCACTTCTCTTGGAATTGTGGCAGACGGAGTAGCCCCAGTTTTCAAAAAGAGAAGaattgaaaatggaaaatctAGAAATTTAAGGCAACGAGGTGATGATCAATAA